A single window of Falco peregrinus isolate bFalPer1 chromosome 11, bFalPer1.pri, whole genome shotgun sequence DNA harbors:
- the PAX1 gene encoding LOW QUALITY PROTEIN: paired box protein Pax-1 (The sequence of the model RefSeq protein was modified relative to this genomic sequence to represent the inferred CDS: deleted 4 bases in 3 codons; substituted 1 base at 1 genomic stop codon): protein MGARRXRARRGRGPPAAEHTYGEVNQLGGVFVNGRPLPNAIRLRIVELAQLGIRPCDISRQLRVSHGCVSKILARYNETGSILPGAIGGSKPRVTTPNVVKHIRDYKQGDPGIFAWEIRDRLLADGVCDKYNVPSVSSISRILRNKIGSLSQPGPYDGGKQPPPQPALPYNHIYQYPLPQPHGLAGPRWGGHPGAPVGAAHVSLPRSWPSAHSVTNILGIRTFVEQSGALAGTEGSAYPPKMEDWPSVNRTAFPPAQAVNGIDKAAVEGDIKYPQPAPGLSSVGGFLPACAYPPSNQHGVYGGPAGGYIPPGHPWQPQGTPLAHHGPGVAVHGGDLATAMAFKQPGREVVDRKPASPVGKSPDPLNTIHGLSIPASSS from the exons ATGG GGGCCCGCCGGTAACGGGCCCGTCGGGGCCGGGGCCCGCCCGCCGCAGAGCACACGTACGGGGAGGTGAACCAGCTGGGCGGCGTCTTCGTGAACGGGCGGCCGCTGCCCAACGCCATCCGGCTGCGCATCGTGGAGCTGGCGCAGCTCGGCATCCGGCCCTGCGACATCAGCCGCCAGCTCCGCGTCTCGCACGGCTGCGTCAGCAAGATCCTGGCCCGGTACAACGAGACCGGCTCCATCCTGCCCGGGGCCATCGGCGGCAGCAAGCCGCGGGTCACCACCCCCAACGTGGTCAAGCACATCCGAGACTACAAGCAGGGCGACCCCGGCATCTTCGCCTGGGAGATCCGCGACCGGCTGCTGGCCGACGGCGTCTGCGACAAGTACAACGTC CCCTCGGTCAGCTCCATCAGCAGGATCCTGCGGAATAAGATCggcagcctctcccagcccGGCCCCTACGACGGCGGCAAGCAGCCGCCGCCCCAGCCCGCCCTGCCCTACAACCACATCTACCAGTACCCCCTaccccagccccatggcctCGCCGGC CCAAGATGGGGGGGGCACCCCGGGGCGCCCGTGGGGGCGGCCCACGTCAGCCTGCCGCGCTCGTGGCCCTCGGCCCACTCCGTCACCAACATCCTGGGCATCCGCACCTTCGTGGAGCAGTCGG gggctctgGCTGGCACGGAGGGGTCTGCCTACCCCCCCAAAATGGAAGACTGGCCCAGCGTGAACAGGACGGCCTTCCCCCCGGCCCAGGCAGTCAACGGCATCGACAAGGCTGCCGTGGAAGGAGACATCAAGTA tccccagcccgCCCCGGGGCTCTCCTCGGTGGGCGGCTTCCTCCCAGCCTGCGCCTAC CCCCCCTCCAACCAGCACGGCGTCTACGGGGGGCCGGCCGGCGGCTACATCCCCCCAGGCCACCCCTGGCAGCCGCAGGGGACCCCCTTGGCCCACCACGGGCCCGGCGTGGCGGTGCACGGCGGCGACCTGGCCACGGCGATGGCGTTCAAGCAGCCCGGGAGGGAAG TCGTGGACAGAAAacctgccagccctgtgggGAAATCTCCAGACCCTCTAAATACCATCCATGGACTCTCTATCCCAGCCTCCTCTTCCTAG